GATGACGACGAATCACCGGCTGCCTATGTGGGTAAAGAGGTAGGTCTCTCAGTACTTGGTGCCTTCCCTTTAATCCGGGAGATAGGTAGTGAAATTAATGGATTTAGAGGGGGATCGACAGCCGCTTCGTTTTATGAGGCAATTGGTAGTGCAGCCACACTGATCGGGCAGGGTGAGTTAGATGTTGCATTGATAAAATCTATCAATAAGCTTGGAGGAATAGCCTTTAAGTATCCATCGAGTGCCACCAACAGAGCGTTCGACTCACTGGTGAAAGATATCGAGGGAGAAGATGTAGAGTTGATTGATTACCTCATGTATCGGGAGAAAGATTGAGTATGTCTAAGTGCAGAATTGGTCTTAAGCACTGAATTTTCAAATGCATGTTCGATGTTTTAAGGCCAATGGGTACATTACTTGTTACAAAAGAGCGGTCCTCTTCAGCTGTGTTTTATTCTTTTGTTTGATCTACGTCAGTGAAGGGGATGATCTGACAAATTATAGTTTCTTCAATAAATCAACTTTTACAGGAATAACAAACAAGACAATGAACAGGGATGTCTAGTAAAATTCGATCCTCCTTTCTAGATTACTCCACATCTACTTTTTAATTTTCTTGTTTTTTAATGGATTGCTTGAGACGTACCGATGTGACCAAAAGCAATCACTAGGAAATTATTACGCTTAAGGAACTGATAGATGAAGGAACTAAGTAGTCGATCAATCTATAGCTTATTGCAGCTGATTCAAGGTTCAAAGAGTAGTTACAGTGCGGGGTATTTATACTGCACGAACATCTTTAGTCTACTTGTATTACTCAGCTTTTTTAGCATCCCATTGAATTCAATAGCCAATGATGCTCCATTTTGCTGGAAAGCATATCCGAATACATCCGGTGGTCAATGTCATGATGAAAAAACAGATGCCAGAGATGATTTTGAGAGCAAAGGCTTACCTTATTCAATGATGGATTGGCAATCTTCGATAGATATCAATAATGACCATGTGCGTTATAACTACAAAATGCCTTACGAGGATGTTTATGTTGGGCCATGGACGTATAGGGTAGAAGGTGTAAATCAGAATCCACTTCCGACATTTGATAATGAACAAGATGCGTTTATTACTTTAAGATCATTTTTGTTAGAGGAACAACAAGCTGCAGCATATTCTTGTTCGCCATACTCTGAAGTATGGCCTGATGGGGACTGGGTGAATTCACATAATCCACCAAAAATGACATTAGGTCACAGCATTAGTGAGTATAAAGTGCATAGACACTTGTATTACCGAGGTGATTATTACGTAACAGCTAATGGTGTATATGAGCCATGTACTGGATACGGTCCTGGCAGTCGGTATATTACGAGAGGGCGCGCTGTCCAGTGCCCAGAACCCACTCTACAGATTTACAACTCCACAATTGAGAAATGTGTGAATAACAGTCAGGCAAATGTGAAGCAATATGGGAGGTTCGGTCTTGGCGTGCCATTGCAATGTCCGCCATATGTAGCAAATCCTTGCAGTCCAGCAACCGGCGCAAAGACTCAAACTGAAACTGACTATTCCCTGGCTAATGGCACCCTAAAGGTACAGCGAACTTATAATACTCAGGGTCTTGAGGATGGGTATATCAACATGGGACCTCGATGGCGTCATAATTACACTCAACGCCTCAATGGTTACGAACAACTGATGGATGAAGAGAGTGTTAAAATTCATCCCTATCCGGCTACAAACCGTACATCTTATTATGATACTCGGTACCAAGCTTGCACTCAGGGATGGCATGAAATCAAGTCAAGCGTGTATGGTGGATTACTCGAGAGTGGCATCCCTTATTACCGATCCGGTATGTGTGAGATACGCCTTGGTAGTAAGTATGTACTTAAACTGCCAATAATCAACAGCTTGAACCATACGCTGGATGCTGGCACCTATACTAAGATTAATTATGTATCTCGGGGGAACGGTAAAACTGATGTGTATCGCTATCAGTATTATCAATGGCGGCCCCTCTACCCAGGCAGAACGGCTATTTCGGAGACTGACAGTGGTTGGTCTATTACCCTCAAAGACAACACCGTCGAAAACTACGATGATGACGGCAGACTGGTCATCAGTACCAACCAAAGCGGTCAGAACACTCAGTTCAGTTACGATGGTGAAGGGCGTCTGCAAACAGTCACCGGTCACTATGGTGATACCTTGACCTACGCTTATGATAACGCTGGTTTTCTGACTACAATCACTACCCCGGATGGTGATCTGGAGTATGACTATGATACAGAAGGACGACTGGCCAGTGTTACCTATCCGGATAACAACACACGTCAATATCACTACGAAGATCCAGACTTTCCATATCATCTAACAGGTATTACAGACGAGAATAATGATCGGTATGCGACCTGGGCTTACAATGATGACGGCAAAGCCGTTTTGTCAGAACACGCGAATAGTGCAGAGCGATTTGAGTTTACCTATAACGCCGATGGCACCACCACGGTGACCGATGCCACAGGTGCTGAACGCATATATCATTTTGTGGTCAAGCAAGGCCAAATGAAAGTGGATCATATCGAAGGTGACCGCTGCACGACCTGCTCTGGTGGTGACATTCAGGCTTATACCTACGACAGTGATGGGTTCATTGCCAGTAAGACCGACTGGAACGGCAACACGACAACCTATATCCGAGATGATCAGGGTAGAGAACTGAGCCGCACCGAGGCCTCAGGCACCCCCCAGGCCAGAACCATCACTACAACCTGGGATACCGCCCTCAACAAACCGTTGACGGTGACTGAGCCTGAACAACGCACCGAATACAATTATGACACTGAAGGCCGCCTGATGAGCAGACAGCAAAGCCCCATCCAGTAAACCAGACAACCGGACCGACAGGACCTGATTGAAGCAAGGACATGGACATGAGCAAATCCACCATGACATTCACCCCTAAAAACCTCACCCTCTGGGCCGGCCTGAGTCTGGGCCTGATGCTGCCTCTCACGGCACTGGCCGACCGTACGGTCAGTTACACCTATACGGTGCACGGTCAGGTAGAGACCATCGACGGGCCCAGGGTGGATGTCACCGACGTCACCAGCTACGGCTATGATGAAAATGGCAATCGCAACAGCATCACCAATGCGCTGAATCAGACCACCCAGATCACCGCACACGATGCCTCAGGACGCCCGCTCACCATCGTCAGCCCCAATGGTCTGACCACCACCCGAAGCTACGACCTGCGCGGGCGGATGATCCAGCAGACTGTCAGCGACGGCACCACCAGCCGCACCACCGACTATGACTACGATGCCGTGGGCAACCTCATCCAGGTCACCCTGCCGGATGGCAACAGCATCAGCTACGACTACGATGCCGCCCACCGCCTCACCGGCCTGGAAGACCAGCTGGGTAATCGTATCGACTACACCCTGGACGACATGGGCAATCGACTGAGTGAACAGGTCAGTGATCCCACCGGCACCCTGAACCGCACCAAACAGCAGGTCTACGACCAACTGAGCCAGCTCGACCAGTCGATCGACAGTGAAAACCACACCACGGATTTCGACTACGACCCCAGCGGTAACCTCACCCGGACCCTGGACGCCAACCTCAATCCCACCGCTCAGACCTACGACCCGCTCAACCGGCTCAGCCAGACAACCGATGCCAAGAATGGCATTACCCAGTA
This portion of the Candidatus Thiodiazotropha endoloripes genome encodes:
- a CDS encoding DUF6531 domain-containing protein; translated protein: MKELSSRSIYSLLQLIQGSKSSYSAGYLYCTNIFSLLVLLSFFSIPLNSIANDAPFCWKAYPNTSGGQCHDEKTDARDDFESKGLPYSMMDWQSSIDINNDHVRYNYKMPYEDVYVGPWTYRVEGVNQNPLPTFDNEQDAFITLRSFLLEEQQAAAYSCSPYSEVWPDGDWVNSHNPPKMTLGHSISEYKVHRHLYYRGDYYVTANGVYEPCTGYGPGSRYITRGRAVQCPEPTLQIYNSTIEKCVNNSQANVKQYGRFGLGVPLQCPPYVANPCSPATGAKTQTETDYSLANGTLKVQRTYNTQGLEDGYINMGPRWRHNYTQRLNGYEQLMDEESVKIHPYPATNRTSYYDTRYQACTQGWHEIKSSVYGGLLESGIPYYRSGMCEIRLGSKYVLKLPIINSLNHTLDAGTYTKINYVSRGNGKTDVYRYQYYQWRPLYPGRTAISETDSGWSITLKDNTVENYDDDGRLVISTNQSGQNTQFSYDGEGRLQTVTGHYGDTLTYAYDNAGFLTTITTPDGDLEYDYDTEGRLASVTYPDNNTRQYHYEDPDFPYHLTGITDENNDRYATWAYNDDGKAVLSEHANSAERFEFTYNADGTTTVTDATGAERIYHFVVKQGQMKVDHIEGDRCTTCSGGDIQAYTYDSDGFIASKTDWNGNTTTYIRDDQGRELSRTEASGTPQARTITTTWDTALNKPLTVTEPEQRTEYNYDTEGRLMSRQQSPIQ